The segment AAATTTCTAACTTCTTTTTGCAATGTCAGATGCATTATTGGAAtgccaaagaagaaaaagaaacaaaaccaTTAAGCTTTGTTTTCTGCTGTAAACAGCTTTTTCAAGAACACCACAACACAGTCAACAAACAAATGAACCCAGGAGAACCTTTCTGCTAAATAAAAAAACCAATGAGAAAGTAGGAATTTTAGTTACCAATGGTCGTTAGAATTTTGAAAACATTTGAGAAAACGGTACAAAAAGCTTAAAATAAAGGTTCCCTGGCTAGTTTTGAGCTTTGACAGAAACCCTAGTCACCATGAAGGAGAAGtgcatggagaacttgatgaGGATGATGAAAGACCATTATTACACTATTAGAATCACTGCCCGAAGTGACTAAAGACTTAGCATCTCTAAGAGAAACAGGACAAGCCTGAGCTGGAAGATTCTTCATTGGAATCGAAGGAGATGTCATCCAAGGCTCAGCCTTCTCATCATCCCCTGAAGAACGGTTGTTTCCTAGACCTCTCGAACGGAGCATCTGCCATGCTGCAGCCAACATCATTGCTGTAATTAGGATTCGATATGTAAGCAAAATTATCCACACCATGACCAGGAATAGTACCGTTAGCTTTTCTTTACAATTAGTAGTAGTTCCAGTGCCAACTCGAGTTGAGATTTCTTGAAGAGGGTTAGGGGAAGTCGCAAAGGACGTTGATGGAGATACCAGAGGTAAGATACCAAATTGATGAGGGGGCTTGTGTTTGGTTCTTGGGCAAGGATTTCAAAAACTTGAGGATGTAAAGGGAGAACAGCAGGAAAAAGGAAGTTCCTTGGTGCATGAATAACTCCTTGTGCATAGAAGCTACTAAGGGGACTGGTTGATTGAGTTTGGTTATCAAGTGGAGGAAAGGAAGCAGCAGTATTTGTAGGGGTGGGGGCAGCAGTTGCAGTGTTGGTAATGATAGGGATGGCAGCAGAGTGTATACGCTGACACCGCCAGCGGAGTAAGACAAAAGCAATAGAGCTTAGCTAGCAGTACTACGATTAAAGCTAATACAATGGCCAGGCTAACCACCATTATCAGTGTTGCACCCATTACCTAGGATGCCCCCTTCATTGTTTTACTTTCTCTTAGCTCTTTTCCTTTAACTTCGTTGGAGAGGACCGACAGAGTGGGAAAGCTTCCTTTTTTGGCGGCAACAGTAGGTGGTGAATCTCATGAGAATGCGTAAGCAACTCTTTGGTTCTTCAATGGTTGGCTGCTTTCTGTATTGTCTTTTCTATCTGGAATTCAAGTTCATAGAGGTCATTTAGTAACCGCAGCTATAGCTTGATACATAGAGCAAGGTACAACCCACAAAAGTATCATGGCCAATACGCCCAATTCAGAATTTTTCCTGCTCAGTTCTCAGTCATTTGTTCTGAGTGACAACATCTCAATCTCAATCTTAAAGCATAACTGCAGATTTGCATGAGGACATCCATTTGACATCAACTCTCGCAGGCATGGGATTCGCAGAAACAAAGTGATTTTCTCGAGCTGAAGGATGAATCACGGGAATCATGCCCCCAAAAGGAGTTGTTGAGTATTATTATTCCGCTTGTTTTGCTGGGCGTGCAAATGAGTGCAACTGACAGACCTACCAAAAGTTATGTCTTCACTTACAACTGATTTTACATTTCTATAAGAACCAAAATTCATCTATATCCATAATGGTGCTGTCAAGAATTATGTTTTTTTCCTCCCAAATTTCAAGATAATTATGTACTTTGATATTCACACTGTACAGGAAAATCGTATCATGTGGTATTTCTTCAATGTGCCTTATGAGAGATGATGAAGTTGAATACTGCTAAGTTTATCCTTGATGTGTTTATCAATTCCAAATATAGAAATGGCATTTTAATTGTATAACTCTATATGAAGCCTCAGATGTCTGATCATATGCTTAATGAAAAAACCAGTCTAGCGATTTGCATAACTGGAATCCTATGATTCACATTATAGATGCATGAGAAGCAGTTTTAAAGTCAGAATCCGAATAAACACCATTTCTTGTATATCTCATTGAATTTCATCCATGAACTCTTAACCCTTTCGTTGTATTATTGCACTCAAATTTTCAAACTTAGAATTTGACAATATTGAATTTCATGTTATCAATAAATTCTAGTCCCGCAAACAAATGAACAAGAACATAACAACTAAGAACAAGGTATTCGAAAGCAACTAGTATAATCATGTAAGAAAGACTTACGGATTACAACACTCTAAAACAGGAACTTGGACCTAAGTTTCTCTATATTAACCTAACAAGACAATAAAATCCCAAGAAGATGCCTGCAAAATCCCCTCAACTCAAATATGGTTATACCACTCAACTCCATGTTCTAAAATGGCTGACTGTGACATCTTATCTACTCCATCTATTATAAGGACATAAGCAAAGTGGTAAACACCATTGAATATTAAAAACAGCAAAATTGAAGTAGCAGCAATAATACTAACTATTGTTTCTCAGGGTTGTCAGGTACTTCTTCCTTTTCAGGATCTTCCTCCTCttcctctttcttttcttcctcttcttcatcttcttcaggGGGATCATATGGCATTGGTGGTGGTAATGGTGTTTTCATAGGGCTGAATTGAGGGAATATGTCAGGTCTGCGTCCAGGCTTAGGCCTCTCCCACTCCTGCCATGTGAACCAAGTTGCTCATGTTTAATCACACTGTCTTGAAAAAACAAGtttccaaacaaaaaaaaaaaaaaaaaaccaagattGAATTATCTAAACGGCACCCATCAACCAAACAAAACTACCCCAACAGAATATTACTGCATAAAATTAAACCCATCTCGTAAAAATCCTGCTGAGGCTTTTTCTTCATtcacaaaattaaaaacaaatatcaTATCACTAATTTGGAAATTCCCTGTCCTGTTAACAAGGCAATTTAAAGCTACTTATAGCTGAATAAACAGAGCATGAACTTACAATGGGAAAATCGAGGGGATTGCGACGAGTCAATTTTTCTTCCTCGGGAGCCATACAAACCACCTGCAGCCTCTTTCTCGTCGTCAGTTGATGGGATTTAGAAATGGAGACGACGAGGGAGCATCTGCAACGGCGTGTACTGGAAGTGGATGAACCCGGCTTTAGGGTTTTGGAAGGCGGCAATAAGGATAGGCAAATGGATGATGCCATGGTTAGTGTCTTGGTGGGAACAGTTTCCgcagaaacaaacaaaaattaaataagtaCCAAGTTAACTGCCTTATCTCCGTGTCGTATTCGTCTTGGCTAGGTCGGCCCGCACTCAGCCCCTATATCCCCAATGGCCACAATTCTAACATCTGTAAGTTCAGCATCTCTTTCAGCGTTTATGGGTCTGTGACTCTGTGTTTTCTCATGGGTTGCCCAATCCACTTGTTGATTTATATTCCTTTCTTAAGGTCGTTTAGGATTTACTGCCATTTTAGATTCACCTTTCATCCCAAATGAAGCTTAAATTGGACTCAGAATTGACCCCAAAAAATGGGCTCAGAGTATTAGACTAGTTTTAACTAAATTCAACTTTTAGTTTTTAGAGTCAACGTTTGTAATCAATTATTATTTGATAGGTTTTTAACGATAATTAAAAAtcatcatatatttcatttatttactattattttaaatattaattaaaaagctTGATAACTTCACtcacaaaattaaaataattcactGAACTTTGTAATAAAAAGAAATGTATGGAAATGACAGCATTAGATATCGTGAATATAACCATCGgttatatttttttttacaacCCATGTTTGAAATTTGTGATTACTAGCTTCCGACAAAATGGTCTTTAAGATTCAAACTTGCGTCTTTCATTAAAAATGTCATTTATCTTACCATTACACTCAATATTTATGGATATCACAAATCACGTAATCTACCATTGCAATAGGACATATTATGTTCATTAAACTCCTATATGCTATAGGACATGGGCTTCAATATATTAAACTCCTATATGCTATAGGACATGGGCTTCAATTCCCACCAAATACAAATTCTGAATTTTTAATAGGTGAATACACTCACTCCATGAACTCGATGAGGTTGTACACGAAggcgaaaaataaaattcaataataTAAGCCAAGCATAGACACCTTGAGGCTTGGTTTTAGACCCATTGAGGAGGTCTATCGTTTCTTGACACATAACAATTCAAAGACTTCTCCTAATAAGTCAAAACATTTTTTTGTTGATATGATTATAATCAAGCTCGTTATTGACATTTTTGGGACCTTAGGCGAAATAATAAATTGAGCCTatcttaaaaaattataaaatgtaatacAATAAAAGCTAAAAAATTTTGGGACTCTAAGAGATGAAGCATTTATGGTGAAAATTTAAAATCCCtaaatatttacttaattaattttagtctaaatttttttcacacattaaaagttgaaaaaaaaaaaacatttggcCTCTTCTAACTCTAGGCTTGAACAGTTACACACTCAAATAACCTTTAGAATCAGCCGTGAATTTATgatgaaacaaaattaaattattaaaataaaattgaaggtTAATGCTAGAGACATACTTCAACATTTAGTTTTTCTTTTGAATTAAAAGCAGCTAAGGCAAGTTATGAAACTTTAGACTACTCAATACCTTGGATCAATCTTGTTAGGTTATTTATAACAGATCCTGTTCATCAAAGACATTGAGTGTTATTTATTTGTTAAGGTTTTATTGGTATaactatgaaaataaaaatatattttaataaaaataaatttttataataaaataaaatctatttaataTTTAGAAAAATCAATGACATTCAATTGTTTCATTCATCATTAACATGAGGTCGAAGACTTTTACATAATAAAACACCAAATAATATATTCTATTAAGAAAAAAAACCATACAATACAACTCTACATAAAAACAATGCAGtaatgaaatttctttaaagttagaaaaagaaaaagagaataattttatttaaaaggtAAATGCCACCATATTATAATTCAAATAACCCGTTGGATTACTAATATCCATAAACAGGAGTGGAAATAATATATCACTGtttgaacaaaaagaaaaaaaaaaaaaagtcaccgacaaaattaaattcaaattcagGCTTCCCTCCCAAACCTATTTGTAGTAAGTCCCCCGTTAAAATTAATctcttattttaataataaaaaattaaattaaattcaaactttccCTCCCTTCTATCTTATTTTTTGGGTATTAGTTGTTCATTTGTTCCAAAAAGTATACAGCATTTCATTAATGGCCAATTGACCAACCAAAATTTGAAGCAGCCTGCCCACTCATCTCAATCCTAACCTTAGCAATTTAAAAGGTCCacaattatattttatatgtcGAAATCATCTTAAGTAGAAAGGTAAGGTAATCggcatttaataataaaatatcaaggTCCACAATCTGCTGAAGCGTCCTACAAGGTCTGGACAACGACAATCCACTCCCACACTCCGCTTTAGGCTTTTACCAATCCAACAAAGCCGCTTTGGCCTCTCCTGTCCAGTGCAGTCCCCCTGCCTGCCtgcatttttaaattttaaaagcaaaGCCACTGACTCTCACGCGCTGTTTTCACTTCACTACTCCTTacgttcaaattttaaaataatgaagcTTTGTGTTTTATAGGTTAAATAATTTTTTAGGATACGTAGTATATgcatttaatttatttacttttattcgtttattattatttttacttttatagtTAAACACTTCCTGTTAAATTACATTTAAAGGTTTAAAATATACTATAAATTTTAcactatttataaattttaaatttaatcattatatttttatgtttttatgttatagaatttaattctctatttttatattttaaattttacataaaatttgTTAACATTATTTTTtagtgtgatattttgaaataaaagtaCATTTATTTGAtagtaatataattaaaaataatatttgtagtgaactaaatttaacaaaataaatttaacGGTGAGttggacttaaattttaaaataaaaatagattaaattcttataaataaaagtataaaaattaaattctaaatttatgaaaaatatagagatttcacatatttcaacccatttaaaattatttataataattttgatcctaaacttttacaatttttatattggacttaatattttaattaattttattttaatttatataattagaAAATAGTGTCaccttaattatgaaaaatatgcGTGGAATGGTACATAAGTTGCCTAGTCTATTTCTAAGTTAATATTATAATTGAATTGCCAATAGCATAAAAGACTAGCGTGACAGATGCTGAATTTATCCAAATTGATGGGACAAATTTAAGAGAAAAAGAATAAatgtaaaattgaaaaaaatataaagattaaggattaaaatttcaattatgcCTATTCTTTTTATAAATATGCTTAATTTTCATATGGGGTTACTTAAAATAAGCAATTCCAGAAGAAATCAGTAAGTAATGGATTATCCTTCGAATTTAACCTATTTTATATTGCCGTGTTTTCCATTTTTTTCTTCGCGTGTTACACACGCGCCGCTCCTCCTCGAGACTCGcccctttaattttgaaaacaagtatatTATGAGCTATGATTATACACATTCTCTCTCTTATTCAAATTTAGTACTGGTAGTTTGAAAAACTTTGAAAGAGCAAGTGAAAAGAAGAAAGCTTCAAAACAACAACACACCAACCACCACTTGTATTTACTTTGTTTGTCTTCTCTAGTTTTTGCTTTCCCTTTCTCTCTTAATTTTTCCTTTATTTGCTTTCGATTGCGAAACAAGCTCTGCGGAGTTATTGCAGACCGGCCAGTGAAAATGAGCGTGGTAGGGAGACAGATGGCGAGATCTAATTCGGCGGCTCATCATCAACGGCAGTACTCCGATAACTTCCTCGAAGCGTCGTTTAACGCCAAATGGCTTCAGTCCTCCAATTTGCCTTCTTCTCAGGTCTTCGATCTTTCCCAATCTCTCCCTTCACGTTTACTTTTTTGATCTTCTTCCTGTAATGGCAtcggatttattttatttttgtttttgatgTTTGTTTAGGAGTTTGGGTTCTACGGCGGGGGAAGAATGAGCAGGAAGTCGCCGGAGCCAGGGACACCGCCGCTTTCTTCGAGGTCGTCGAGCTTGAGGAAGAACAGCGATGAATACGTGTCGCCCAGTGAGCTCAGCCCCGGCTTACTGGATCTGCATTCATTTGATACTGAGCTGCTTCCCGAGGTTTTACACTATTTCTTCAATTAGATTAAAGTTTCCGGTCTCGTTGTCACGCATGAATGCCTAATTTATTTAGCTTTGTTTCAATAAAATATCAAATgctaattaatatataaatttcttATGTATAAGGTTTGATTTGATCCTGTGGTTAACCAAGTGATAAATTGGTAATTAGATAACTGCATTATATTTTTCTTGAATCATAAAGTATTGTTTATATTAATAATCAGAGGTGTTTTTAGATTAGTTATTAGAAGCTTCATTTTCTTTCGTGAATAAGAAATTTATCAGTCCTTTTCATAATTACAGGTTCCTAGTCTTTATGAAGGATACGGGATTCAAAAACCTGTCCGTGGTAAAAGTTTTGATGATTCTGAACAGTATCTATCTACCAACAAACTTCCAAACAGGCCGCGGGGAATGGCTGAGAATAACCTTCTCAAAAGCATCTCAGTAGATAAAGAAAAAGCTAACAGTGTTGCCAAGATTAAAGTTGTGGTATGTTATTTGAATGCTTCCTTTGGGTTTTCTATGATATCACACTGAAAATATCAGTTTCCATGTTTTGAGTGATTCAACTACCAAATTGACCCATCAGTTGAGCTAAGAAATGCAATGAAGCTGTGTTTTCCCGGAACTTTAATGCTCATCTGAGTGATGAATTTATGATTTGAACCTGTTAAAGGTTTATAGCCAATTGAATGTGACAGACGTAGCCATGCTTTTTTCATGTTATAGCAAGATATACATAGTCGCTAGATTTTTATTTGTAATTGTTAAAATAGCTAATAATAACTTCCAATGCAGGTGCGCAAGAGACCATTGAACAAGAAGGAAATTGCAAAGAAAGAAGAAGATATTATCACTATAGAGCCAAATTCCAATGCACTAATGGTTCATGAGAAAAAGCTAAAGGTGAGGAGCTTTTAGGGCATCTCTGTTTTCCTATAGTGTGTTATGATGTAGGTATTTGGATTTATTATTTGCGGCACTTGCTAACTTGAGCTCTTGATGGATCAGTTGTTTGATGCTATAGCTTTTTCAGGAGATTACTGTCTATTGAACCAAAAAGTTTTAGCACTTTTTTCCttgacttttcatgaaaatccaaattattttattatttaaaagccTAAGCAATTCGTAATAACCTTCACCAGCTCAAACACTTTGCATCTTCCATGGTTATCTTTAAATGGCGTTTGTGGCAGTCTTTTGCATGAGGTGTAATGATTGATACATGCAGGTTGACCTGACAGAATATGTTGAGAAGCATGGATTTATTTTTGATGCCGTACTGAATGAAGATGTTAGCAATGAGGAGGTGAGTATATGATGGAAAGTGAATAACCTTTAAAGTGTCATCCAGCTAATGTAACTAGATTTCATTTTTTATTGCGGTAGGTGTACTCGGAGACTGTGGAGCCGATAGTCCCACTAATTTTCAATCGAACAAAAGCAACTTGTTTTGCGTATGGGCAAACAGGTAAGTTATTTTATCCTAGATTTGAAAGTTATGTGTATGCCACAGCACACTCTTAAAAATTCTCTAGTATAAACTCTCTTCTCACTATGAACACGCCAATTCTTTATCTGCTGAGTGCCAGCTATATTATGTTTTTTTGCCTGAACGCTAATCTTTTAATATTTGTAgtttttatgtgttctttatgcAAGATTTTGACAAAGATTGGTTTGAAGTGTTATGGTTGATTTATATATAGACTCATACATTGTATATCTTTTCCCTTTGCTATTTGTCATTTATGAGTGATATGCTTTTCAATTGATCATTTTTTATTTACCCTGGTATTTATTCCTGTTATTCTCTACTGAGAACATGTATGATTGAAATTCTCTGACCAGTCATTATGCTCCAGTGCCTTTGGTAtggttatgtttttttttttttcttttttttgtcttCTATATGGTGTTTGAGTTGTCACATAAGTTGTATAAGAAAAGAGAGAAAGCACTGAAGCTAGCATATTGGTGAATGTTTATGTATGGATATTTTAAAGGGATGTATCTGGTTATCCAATTTACcagttgtaaaatttttaataatgatataaaaggcAGACCATTCCACAGTTTACAAAAAAATTATTGGAATGAAATAAATGGTAAACTAACTCTTTTTAAATACCCTTTTAAGTGATATATGATACATGCATCTTTAAAAGTCCATTTCTTAATTAATTCATGTGTTTTTGTGTACTCTTATAACATCTTGTATGGGTAATTTTGGCTTTGCGTTTCTTTTGGAAATTGTCTTTTACAATGTTCATACTGTTCCGTTCTCCATATCTTAATAACTCTTTTTTGGTTTATATTCTTGCAAATAACATCTAGTTACTCCTATGTTTTCTTTGCAGGAAGTGGGAAGACATATACTATGCAGCCACTGCCTCTAAAGGCATCTCAAGATATATTAAGACTAATGTATCACACATATCGGAACCAAGGTTTCCAACTCTTTGTCAGTTTTTTTGAGATATATGGAGGAAAAGTCTTTGATCTCCTTAATGATCGGAAGTAAGTTATTTCCATATGGAAACCAAGACAAATTGTCTTATTGTTAATGGTTCTGTAATTAGATTTCTATTTTTTGCAGAAAGCTTTGCATGAGAGAAGATGGTAAACAACAAGTATGTATTGTGGGTCTGCAAGAGTACAAGGTATTAGATGTTCAGACGATCAAGGAGTTAATCGAGAGAGGAAATGCAACAAGAAGCACTGGCACCACTGGAGCGAATGAGGAATCTTCAAGGTCACATGCCATTCTTCAGCTTGCCATCAAGAGATCAGCTGATGGCAGTGAATCAAAGCCTCCTAGACCTGTAGGGAAACTTTCCTTCATAGATCTTGCTGGAAGTGAGCGTGGTGCTGATACAACTGACAATGACAAACAGACAAGGTAGAAGATTTTGAATCCATGCAATCTGGAATTATACTTCTTGAAAGCGCAAAACTATGAATTGATGATGTTGGAAAAGTAACTCAGTATTAAAAATTCTTGAAATCTCTATAATTTATTCATCAAAAGCCTCAAACTATTAAACATAATATCTTAACTGGCATATCTTGGTTCTCTGTAAAACAGAATCCTAGTCTCCTAGATAACTTTAAGATTCTAACTGGCATATTTATGGAGCCATAGAGCCATTGAACTGCTCCATGAAGGTACTAGGCCAGAAAGTGCCCCAACTAGATAACCAAGACTCGTGCCATTCAAATCATAACAAGCTGATTTCACATTTCTGCAGAATGGAAGGTGCTGAAATTAATAAAAGTTTACTTGCTTTAAAAGAATGCATCAGAGCACTTGACAATGACCAGGGTCACATACCTTTCCGAGGAAGTAAGCTGACTGAAGTTCTTAGAGATTCATTTGTTGGTGACTCACGTACTGTTATGATATCATGTATTTCACCAAGCTCAGGGTCATGCGAACATACTCTGAATACACTAAGATATGCTGATAGGTATGTGGTTCTGCAATTGAAATTGCATTCTAGAACCTAGGTGCATTTTACTGAAAATACTGTGGATGCATGCATTCCAGGGTGAAGAGCCTATCAAAAGGGACCAACTCCAAGAAGGATATGCTATCTTCATCATCAAATCTTAGGGAGTCAACTGCTTTGCCATTGAGTTCATCTTTACGAACTGACACATTTGAGGATGATATAACCGATGTTCCTTTTGAAAAGAACAAATTTGGTTGGTCCAAACCGATTGAAAGAGATATGTCTCTAAAAGTGGATCCTGTTGCTAGTGGAAGGGTGGACGGAAATTTGGTTGGTCCATATTCCGATTATTTTAACGGTCAGAGAGGTGAACTAAACGATATGCCTGAGGATGATTTTGATTACTCAGAGGAGGCATATGAGCAACCAAAGATGTTGCAGAAAACAAAAGATCCTATGATAAAGCGAGCGAATCCTTCAACCTTTGATGATAACAATTATCATTCAGATGATGATTTGAGTGCCCTGTTGAAGGTTAGCATTAATTAGAATCTTGACATCTGATTTTTCTTCCCTGCTTGTAATTTAATGATGAAATGAAAATTGTCTTTCCGTATTCTTAGGAAGAGGAAGATCTTGTATCTGCTCATCGAAGGCAAGTCGAGGACACAATGGAGATTGTTAGGGAGGTAGATAACATTATGCCTGTAGCTCATTTCCTTGCGTGCTACGATCAAATTTGTTCTGACTGTTATTATGCCTGCAGGAAATGAATCTGCTAGTTGAAGCTGACCAACCAGGCAATCAACTGGATAATTATATCTCGAAGTTAAATACCATTCTTTCACAGAAGGCTGCAGGAATCGTACAACTGCAAGCGCGCTTGGATCAATTCCAAAAACATTTAAAGGAGTACAATGTTTTAGTATCTTCAGGCAATTGATAAACCGGTTAATGAAGCTGGTGAAACCCATTGATATACGGTGGAGTTCAGCCTGGGTGTGGATTTAGACCTGCCTTTGATTTGATTGTTTCCTCTTTGATGCTGTGGCTTTCTTCCTCCATTTTTGATGCTTCAGGTTAGGTACTGTTGTGACTCCatattataaatatatgcatTGCTCCTCCCTTCGTTATAAATAAAATGTGTGAAATTTATTCAGCGGAATAATATTATTGTTAATGATAATAAAAAACACCTTGTTTTTGTGTTTCGACTTTCAAGCTTGTTTTGGACCGGGTATAGCTTTTATTTATACGCCACCTCtcatttaattttggttatattGCATTGTTTTGTTGATTTTAAATATCAAAATGCACTGAATTCATGACTGACTGACtgaattttattttagattaaaatatgttttaagtgttttattctttatatttagaatttaattccttCACTTTTATTGTCAAGACTTTAGGATTTTTactatttcaaatttaaaaatgatatttaattgttaatatccttataaatattttattaaatctacTTGTATGACATTGgtcaaatttaaaaagaaatctgTAAtcgtataataataaaattgacaTAATGAATTTAACTGAGAAAAACATAATTGaatttacttttttaaaattcaaaatgtgGTGTAGAAGGATTGGATTTAAAATGTAGTAGAAATACATTTAGCATATTCTAATTTAATTGGATAGCCATGAATGATTAATACTTAAACACATAAGATTCAAGGTAAGAAAACAAATGCACTGAACGAGTTAAATTGAATGAGAAAGTTGAACAAATAGGACGTAATCAATTTTGTACATGACATTTAAGGTTCCACAATTATATTATCATCTTCACTTGGACAAGATTTTATTGACTTCTAAAAGCAATTTTGACCATGTGATGTGGGTGACGAGATATGATTCAAAATAAAAGGAAAGAGGTAGATACAGGGATTAAACTAAAATACTGCATTGAATACATTGTTTTCGGCATTTCGTTATCGTTGAATTTGGCTGCCACTAGCTTGTATTTCTTTGATATGCCTTGCCACGTTGTAGTTATCACCTCTTACTATTCAGTTTGAcatttctctcctttttttttgggttttcattTTGGTGCCCCTGTTTCAGAAcaaatatttcacgataaaaaaaagcAGTACAGTACCATCTAGAAAATATTTCAAGTTCGTTTctctcattttattattttaacttgatttgaaattattttaagcTGATAAgtcttattttattactttaacttgatttaaaattttttaaatcgagttgagtaaaataaaaatcaagttgAACTAAATCGAGTAAAGTTATtcgatttaaattaaaaataaaaatatcaaattaattttttgttataatataattaattttatgttagagcacataaatttgaaatgatatatatttaaaaaatttcaaaacagaattaacttattaattattaattaataaatttaaattattaattaacttatttaagtatgaaatttattatttaaattttaaaattcaattcaacttgaactcaaaatttaaataattttatttaattaatttaaaatttaaatttaaatttttattttattttctaaatcgaATTGAATTTTATTACTCCTAATTCTAGTTGTTTTATGATATACGTCCAAAATCCATGGAAAGCCAAAGATAAGTGCGAATGTTTATTGTTACATAATCGGGAGACAAATAAAAAGCAAAATCAAAATCGACCGAACACCTGTACT is part of the Gossypium arboreum isolate Shixiya-1 chromosome 5, ASM2569848v2, whole genome shotgun sequence genome and harbors:
- the LOC108454278 gene encoding uncharacterized protein LOC108454278; amino-acid sequence: MASSICLSLLPPSKTLKPGSSTSSTRRCRCSLVVSISKSHQLTTRKRLQVVCMAPEEEKLTRRNPLDFPIEWERPKPGRRPDIFPQFSPMKTPLPPPMPYDPPEEDEEEEEKKEEEEEDPEKEEVPDNPEKQ
- the LOC108457240 gene encoding kinesin-like protein KIN-13B yields the protein MSVVGRQMARSNSAAHHQRQYSDNFLEASFNAKWLQSSNLPSSQEFGFYGGGRMSRKSPEPGTPPLSSRSSSLRKNSDEYVSPSELSPGLLDLHSFDTELLPEVPSLYEGYGIQKPVRGKSFDDSEQYLSTNKLPNRPRGMAENNLLKSISVDKEKANSVAKIKVVVRKRPLNKKEIAKKEEDIITIEPNSNALMVHEKKLKVDLTEYVEKHGFIFDAVLNEDVSNEEVYSETVEPIVPLIFNRTKATCFAYGQTGSGKTYTMQPLPLKASQDILRLMYHTYRNQGFQLFVSFFEIYGGKVFDLLNDRKKLCMREDGKQQVCIVGLQEYKVLDVQTIKELIERGNATRSTGTTGANEESSRSHAILQLAIKRSADGSESKPPRPVGKLSFIDLAGSERGADTTDNDKQTRMEGAEINKSLLALKECIRALDNDQGHIPFRGSKLTEVLRDSFVGDSRTVMISCISPSSGSCEHTLNTLRYADRVKSLSKGTNSKKDMLSSSSNLRESTALPLSSSLRTDTFEDDITDVPFEKNKFGWSKPIERDMSLKVDPVASGRVDGNLVGPYSDYFNGQRGELNDMPEDDFDYSEEAYEQPKMLQKTKDPMIKRANPSTFDDNNYHSDDDLSALLKEEEDLVSAHRRQVEDTMEIVREEMNLLVEADQPGNQLDNYISKLNTILSQKAAGIVQLQARLDQFQKHLKEYNVLVSSGN